The following are encoded together in the Tepidiforma bonchosmolovskayae genome:
- a CDS encoding helicase-related protein: MLRPLGGTDEEVTAVYLPIEPVKPASFPQPDASDLGDFRSAKLLRDALRLGFRDTTAPLRSIAHIAFEPRPYQLVPLLMALRLDPVRLLIADDVGVGKTIESALIARELLDRGEVDRLAILCPPHLAEQWQCELAEKFNIDAELVLPGTASRLERGLGMNESVFDRYPYVVVSTDFIKSDRRWQEFVRACPELVIVDEAHECADQSGGRSSHQRYRLVSEIARHPSRHLILVTATPHSGNESAFRNLLGFLDSRLGQLPEDLSPEARRAERTLLANHFVQRRRSDVLRYLDTSTTFPQRESVDRTYKLSLEYRQFFYDVLRWCRERVRQSGGGEHRQRVRWWAALGLLRAIGSSPAAAAATLYERALPEATASAAEADDLGRRTIMDLTDETAEGTDVTPGAEVESDEPQLGSSERRRLRELALRAQQLMGPADRKLEAGIAAVRELVNLGRSPIVFCKFIETAEYVAAALRNELRDVTVEAVTGRLPHDERERRVSALAEHPKRILVATDCLSEGINLQEHFNAVVHYDLAWNPTRHEQREGRVDRFGQPREKVVTVMLYGDDNPVDGIVLDVLLRKHRAIRESLGVSVPVPESQSVLEAILEGLLLRGRPDEEILGQLELFERDVVAPRRIEFHREWDRAVEQERKSRSLFAQEGIRAEEVAAELEATRQALGGPLDIRWFAENALVSLGGVVTPIGQDGLSASLAHGPRALLDQLSPERQPGAHSHQAHTFWFPFLRTHPNIQALASFVLDTALDPQAPPALRIARRGGVIRTRGVQRRSTLLLLRLRYNFVTRRGNDARLQLGEESALHAFAGSPDQPELLGPAEAERLLSLEPAANVTPDQARYHLQRIIDGLPALQDALAAFAHERAKAIYRSHERVAAGAKIRSLNLSIEPCLPPDVLGVYVYLPVGQQ, from the coding sequence ATGCTCCGCCCCCTCGGCGGCACCGATGAGGAGGTCACCGCCGTTTACCTCCCCATTGAACCGGTCAAACCCGCCTCCTTCCCTCAGCCCGACGCATCGGACCTCGGCGACTTTCGCTCTGCGAAACTCCTCCGCGATGCCCTCAGGCTCGGCTTCAGGGACACGACGGCTCCCCTCCGGAGCATTGCGCACATCGCATTCGAGCCTCGACCGTACCAGCTCGTTCCCCTGCTCATGGCACTCAGGCTCGACCCTGTCCGCCTTCTCATCGCCGATGACGTCGGCGTAGGGAAGACCATCGAGTCTGCCCTCATCGCCCGCGAACTCCTCGACCGCGGCGAGGTCGACCGCCTGGCCATTCTCTGCCCTCCGCACCTCGCCGAGCAGTGGCAGTGCGAGCTAGCCGAGAAGTTCAACATCGACGCCGAACTCGTCCTCCCTGGCACTGCCAGCCGCCTCGAACGCGGTCTTGGAATGAACGAATCCGTCTTTGACCGATACCCCTACGTCGTTGTCTCGACCGATTTCATCAAGTCTGACCGGCGCTGGCAGGAGTTCGTGAGGGCATGCCCCGAACTCGTTATCGTCGACGAAGCACACGAATGCGCCGACCAGTCCGGCGGACGTTCCAGCCATCAGAGATATCGCCTCGTCTCCGAAATCGCCCGGCATCCCTCGCGTCACCTCATCCTCGTCACGGCGACCCCACACTCAGGCAACGAGAGCGCCTTTCGTAACCTCCTCGGTTTTCTCGACTCCAGGCTCGGTCAGCTCCCCGAGGACCTGTCACCTGAGGCCCGCCGGGCTGAGCGCACGCTCCTCGCCAATCACTTCGTCCAGCGGCGAAGGTCAGACGTCCTCCGTTACCTCGACACCAGTACAACATTCCCACAGCGAGAGTCCGTCGACCGCACCTACAAGCTGAGCCTCGAGTACCGTCAGTTCTTTTACGACGTCCTCCGCTGGTGCAGGGAGCGGGTCAGACAGTCTGGTGGAGGAGAGCACCGCCAGCGAGTCCGCTGGTGGGCCGCCCTGGGACTTCTCCGTGCCATCGGCTCGAGCCCTGCTGCTGCCGCCGCAACCCTCTACGAGAGGGCCCTGCCCGAGGCCACTGCCTCAGCTGCAGAGGCCGATGACCTCGGCCGGCGGACCATCATGGACCTCACTGATGAGACCGCAGAGGGCACCGACGTCACCCCCGGCGCCGAGGTCGAATCCGACGAGCCCCAGCTCGGTTCCTCAGAACGCCGCCGGCTCCGTGAGCTGGCCCTTAGGGCCCAGCAGCTGATGGGCCCGGCCGACCGCAAGCTCGAAGCCGGCATTGCTGCCGTCCGAGAGCTGGTCAACCTCGGCAGGTCCCCAATCGTCTTCTGTAAGTTCATCGAAACCGCTGAATACGTCGCCGCCGCACTCCGCAATGAGCTGCGCGACGTCACCGTCGAGGCCGTCACCGGCAGGCTTCCGCACGACGAGCGTGAGCGTCGCGTCTCTGCCCTCGCCGAGCACCCGAAGCGCATCCTCGTCGCCACCGACTGCCTCTCCGAGGGCATCAACCTCCAGGAGCACTTCAACGCCGTCGTTCATTACGACCTGGCCTGGAATCCAACCCGTCACGAACAGCGCGAAGGCCGCGTCGACCGCTTCGGCCAGCCCAGGGAGAAGGTCGTCACCGTCATGCTCTACGGCGACGACAACCCCGTCGACGGCATCGTCCTCGATGTCCTGCTTCGCAAGCACCGGGCCATTCGCGAGAGCCTGGGCGTCAGCGTGCCGGTTCCTGAGAGCCAGTCCGTCCTCGAAGCCATCCTTGAGGGCCTCCTCCTCCGCGGCCGTCCCGACGAGGAGATCCTGGGCCAGCTCGAACTCTTTGAACGCGACGTCGTCGCTCCCCGGCGCATCGAATTCCACCGCGAATGGGACCGTGCCGTCGAACAGGAGCGCAAGTCACGCTCGCTCTTTGCCCAGGAGGGCATCAGGGCCGAGGAGGTTGCAGCCGAGCTGGAAGCTACCCGCCAGGCCCTCGGCGGGCCGCTCGATATTCGGTGGTTCGCCGAAAACGCCCTGGTTTCACTGGGCGGAGTCGTGACCCCCATCGGCCAGGATGGCCTCTCTGCCAGCCTTGCCCATGGCCCCAGGGCACTCCTCGACCAGCTCAGCCCCGAACGGCAGCCCGGCGCTCACAGCCACCAGGCTCATACGTTCTGGTTCCCCTTCTTGCGCACCCACCCCAATATTCAGGCCCTCGCATCCTTCGTCCTCGATACCGCCCTCGACCCCCAGGCCCCACCCGCACTCCGTATCGCAAGGCGAGGAGGGGTCATCCGTACCCGCGGCGTCCAACGCAGGTCGACCCTACTGCTCCTCAGGCTCCGCTACAACTTCGTCACCCGTCGCGGAAACGATGCCAGGCTCCAGCTCGGGGAAGAATCCGCGCTCCATGCCTTCGCCGGCTCTCCAGACCAGCCAGAGCTCCTGGGCCCCGCCGAGGCTGAGCGTCTCCTCAGCCTCGAGCCCGCGGCTAATGTCACGCCAGACCAGGCCAGGTACCACCTCCAGCGCATCATCGATGGACTCCCCGCCCTCCAGGACGCCCTCGCGGCCTTCGCCCATGAGCGCGCAAAGGCCATCTACCGTTCCCACGAGCGCGTCGCTGCCGGCGCCAAAATCCGCAGCCTCAACCTCTCCATCGAACCCTGCCTTCCGCCAGACGTCCTTGGCGTCTACGTCTACCTCCCGGTTGGCCAGCAATGA